A genomic stretch from Limnochordia bacterium includes:
- a CDS encoding family 43 glycosylhydrolase has product MLSSRLHHISRSEFMTILLLGLFVVCLAMVKAVPAMAQGQVRAGEFVRIYDPSVGEKEQWYINDHCFVQGVDGTWHLFGITHEEPANPLDEKNFAHATASTLLQQPWDKQPFALSADWDNWREVHLWAPHVVYHDGLYYMFYCAGDPDHTKYKIHLATSEDLWHWERHRANPLVVDGFDARDPMILKVGNEWVMYYTANSKPFGGNHVVAARTSKDLINWGERRIVFTDPMEGTYGGPTESPFVVQRNGYYYLFIGPRGGYVGTDVFKSRNPFHWDLKDLVGHIPAHALEVIVDSDGNWYVSRCGWGQGGVELAPLFWDD; this is encoded by the coding sequence TTGTTAAGTAGTAGACTTCATCATATTTCCAGGAGTGAGTTTATGACGATTTTGCTACTCGGACTATTCGTGGTTTGTTTGGCTATGGTAAAGGCGGTTCCGGCCATGGCCCAAGGCCAGGTGCGGGCAGGGGAGTTTGTACGGATCTATGATCCTAGTGTTGGGGAGAAGGAACAGTGGTACATTAATGACCATTGCTTTGTGCAAGGTGTTGATGGGACGTGGCACCTTTTTGGCATTACCCACGAGGAGCCAGCTAACCCCTTGGACGAGAAGAACTTCGCCCATGCCACAGCTTCGACCCTTCTCCAACAACCCTGGGACAAGCAACCCTTTGCCCTAAGTGCCGACTGGGACAATTGGCGGGAGGTGCATCTGTGGGCACCCCATGTAGTTTACCATGATGGCCTATACTACATGTTTTACTGTGCCGGGGATCCTGATCATACCAAGTACAAGATTCACCTAGCTACATCGGAGGATCTGTGGCACTGGGAAAGACATCGGGCGAACCCTCTGGTAGTTGATGGTTTTGATGCCCGGGATCCCATGATTCTAAAAGTCGGTAATGAGTGGGTCATGTATTATACTGCTAATTCAAAGCCCTTTGGGGGGAACCATGTGGTGGCAGCGCGGACCAGTAAAGACCTGATCAACTGGGGTGAAAGAAGGATCGTCTTTACAGACCCAATGGAAGGAACCTACGGTGGTCCTACTGAGTCTCCCTTTGTGGTCCAGCGCAATGGATATTACTACCTGTTTATTGGACCCCGGGGTGGTTACGTGGGAACAGACGTGTTCAAAAGCAGAAACCCGTTTCATTGGGATCTAAAGGATCTGGTAGGTCATATCCCGGCCCACGCCTTAGAGGTGATTGTGGATAGTGATGGGAATTGGTATGTCAGTCGCTGTGGTTGGGGCCAAGGCGGGGTTGAACTTGCACCACTGTTTTGGGATGACTAG
- a CDS encoding sugar ABC transporter substrate-binding protein, with amino-acid sequence MRKQMILMFIITVLLCSLDSFAEPVTLQLMWWSTEGSQEHDLNLEILELFEELNPDVRVEVIFADWNSYADKVWMLMATGEAPDLLWIKKEDLFDFAMGGMLEDLGPFIEKDSEFDASNYLPAVLETCQILGRQYGLLRDVYAHSIFYNVDRFEESGIAAPQVGWTYQDLLGISKKLTDLDAKRFGMGNLEFNKDSIIASYGGRWMNEDQTEFLLHEIETIDAIYYMHDFIWLHHAQPQPGELNDWWEPQWQAGEVAMQWTGPWTWAGYTRDVRFRWDVTPPPAGPAGTYTSLGGMPIGISSYTEHPQEAWELLKFLTYEEPAQTLQVLFGIASPVVTYPETLAAFHRSQSRPKSIDHYLLSLMSGQLVKPCLPDKVERIIAEAFTDIFNSRKAPEQTLAEAERVAMFEFNKIIQESQNKDVGNTEQ; translated from the coding sequence TTGAGGAAACAGATGATACTGATGTTTATCATCACAGTCTTATTGTGTTCGCTTGATTCCTTTGCGGAGCCTGTAACATTACAGTTGATGTGGTGGTCCACCGAAGGATCCCAGGAGCATGATCTTAACTTAGAGATTCTTGAGCTCTTTGAGGAATTAAACCCAGATGTACGGGTAGAAGTCATCTTTGCGGATTGGAATTCCTATGCGGATAAGGTTTGGATGTTGATGGCAACCGGTGAAGCGCCGGATCTGCTTTGGATCAAGAAAGAAGACCTTTTTGATTTTGCCATGGGGGGGATGCTTGAGGATCTAGGTCCATTTATAGAAAAGGACTCCGAGTTTGATGCGAGTAATTACTTACCCGCGGTGTTGGAAACCTGTCAGATCCTTGGCAGACAATATGGCTTACTCCGGGACGTATATGCCCACTCGATCTTCTATAACGTGGATCGGTTTGAGGAAAGTGGAATTGCTGCTCCCCAGGTGGGATGGACCTACCAAGACCTACTGGGAATATCCAAAAAACTCACTGACTTAGATGCTAAACGGTTTGGTATGGGTAATCTCGAGTTTAACAAAGACAGCATTATTGCCTCTTACGGTGGGCGCTGGATGAATGAAGATCAAACAGAGTTCCTTCTCCATGAAATCGAGACTATCGATGCAATCTACTACATGCATGATTTTATATGGCTGCATCATGCCCAGCCCCAACCGGGTGAATTGAACGATTGGTGGGAGCCCCAGTGGCAGGCAGGTGAAGTGGCTATGCAATGGACAGGACCATGGACGTGGGCTGGTTATACCCGGGATGTCAGATTCAGATGGGACGTGACACCGCCACCGGCAGGTCCAGCGGGTACCTATACCAGCTTAGGCGGAATGCCAATTGGGATCAGTTCGTACACCGAGCATCCGCAGGAAGCATGGGAACTTTTGAAATTCCTTACCTACGAGGAACCTGCCCAAACCCTGCAGGTACTCTTTGGGATCGCTAGTCCTGTTGTGACCTATCCAGAGACCTTGGCTGCTTTCCACCGCAGTCAGTCCCGGCCAAAGAGTATTGATCATTACTTGCTATCTTTGATGAGTGGTCAATTAGTCAAACCATGCTTACCAGACAAAGTGGAGCGAATCATCGCAGAGGCCTTTACCGACATATTCAATAGCCGTAAGGCTCCCGAACAGACCTTAGCCGAAGCAGAACGGGTGGCAATGTTCGAGTTTAACAAGATTATCCAGGAATCCCAGAACAAAGACGTAGGCAATACCGAACAATAG
- a CDS encoding LacI family transcriptional regulator — protein sequence MKKVTLKDIARKLNISSSTVSRAMHNDRVSPETRERVLKTARELGYFAQQAKTSMDIMFLTTKSTEHYISFGSNFYGPVLQNIQRTCQQAGYRLVTCAIEDKRSMQSMELPSGEGVAGFIVVGWPEDDLLDYLESLNTSVVMMDNYYEHRALNCIATDNIVGAYAATRHLLDLGHRRIACIGASQLSTSLMERVAGYGRAMEEAGLPTLIYNGIGQAEDGRRLSKRAIEERDVTALFCVTDETGVGSLKGIHELSLSVPDDVSVVSFDNTDLVQYCIPPLTAVSVDRDAMGRLAARRVLELIRQEELSVQKTRIGTELIVRESTIGLSRSRASCE from the coding sequence ATGAAAAAGGTGACTTTAAAAGATATTGCTCGCAAGCTGAATATCTCATCCTCGACGGTTTCCAGAGCGATGCATAATGACCGCGTTTCTCCTGAGACAAGGGAGCGGGTGCTGAAAACGGCTCGGGAGCTAGGATATTTTGCTCAGCAGGCAAAAACGTCAATGGATATCATGTTCTTGACCACGAAGAGCACCGAGCATTACATATCTTTCGGTAGTAATTTCTACGGACCGGTTTTGCAAAACATCCAGAGAACCTGTCAACAGGCTGGTTACCGATTGGTGACTTGCGCTATTGAGGATAAGAGAAGTATGCAATCGATGGAACTGCCTAGCGGCGAAGGGGTTGCTGGGTTCATCGTTGTTGGTTGGCCAGAGGATGATCTGCTGGATTATTTAGAAAGTCTGAATACGTCGGTGGTGATGATGGACAATTACTATGAGCATCGGGCGCTTAATTGTATTGCTACAGATAATATTGTTGGTGCGTACGCGGCAACTAGGCACCTTCTGGACTTGGGCCATCGGCGAATCGCTTGTATTGGTGCAAGCCAACTGAGCACAAGCTTGATGGAACGAGTTGCCGGCTACGGCAGAGCTATGGAAGAGGCTGGTTTACCCACGCTTATCTACAATGGGATTGGTCAAGCAGAGGATGGACGCCGCTTGTCCAAAAGAGCGATAGAAGAACGGGATGTAACAGCATTATTCTGCGTCACAGATGAGACAGGCGTGGGAAGTCTCAAGGGGATCCATGAGTTATCACTATCGGTCCCCGATGACGTATCTGTTGTCTCCTTTGATAATACCGATTTAGTGCAGTATTGCATTCCACCGCTTACAGCCGTTAGTGTGGATCGTGATGCGATGGGTCGTTTGGCAGCTCGCCGGGTTCTTGAGTTGATCCGTCAAGAAGAACTATCCGTGCAGAAAACCCGTATAGGAACCGAGCTGATTGTAAGGGAGTCTACCATTGGATTGTCTAGATCAAGAGCGTCCTGTGAATGA
- a CDS encoding DUF4832 domain-containing protein: MRKFSMLLVPLALFLVCSVGEEVLGGMVSMYPKEVNSVFSNPHMGWWYIDNAIPDQIDAGRSLEYIRNGTPWEMVDHVAILSAWGAIEREKGVFDWNLVDQAVEFWAAQGKKIHFRVSTDPMIMPHVGFVIGAPEWLYDLGVPYKLKDGAGWGKESECKYPDYTHPTYLTYLRRFLAEFAGRYKDHPAVEVVQLCGYGAWGEWHSGFDYPSLLERIQALRSIIDEWSQAWANSDVILVLSNSYEWQDDLTPYGISINHRPKPTYEEYVRASAFDYAYYQIENIALNRNGLSRYVHDAYDGRLMLEFFQRTRKPISGEIAGSLTWYQNLNEGYNPKRAIDEALNYHVNYLMTLGWDITAFNNTKNPNVDSALFFYNQEHKGLIPYGLRWMGYRLVLTQAYFPKIVAPGGIFELHHTWENRAVGRLFQKYPLKVYFFDGEDLVFSSTDESFDVTNVTSGNTYEYISEFLLSEDVPEGTYEVYIALVDGEGEPAIELGIEGNDGNNRYSIGVVQVENSVSPTRAETPSRELVGCEDFESGTFAESFFRIVGKNARLESHSPITGKHSLYGCSQGPMGDFFKLDSRMVPLEPNGTYVISFDYRPVLAPSGPTSQPGYYYFVARSRKGQLAGLRGFCKWQDQEGASSVRKTIVITLGPFDDYELVWGATDQGALLLDNIRIEQVNPTDCLHEGFEEGIGEGFVAHEQSSIESHRPIAGAGSLAVERRYDLLPKAVQLGFTEDDYHYLWTDSNVIKLKPNTSYTVSFAFQQRSGRERGNYFYVYAASEAAGRDYDVGFTRWLDLEDGQVQHKTFSFTTHDYPDYRIIWAIHNGGSCIIDEITIIENGSRTKD; the protein is encoded by the coding sequence ATGCGGAAATTTTCTATGTTGCTAGTCCCATTGGCGCTCTTTCTCGTTTGTTCGGTTGGTGAGGAGGTATTAGGCGGTATGGTAAGTATGTATCCTAAGGAAGTCAACAGCGTTTTTTCTAATCCCCACATGGGTTGGTGGTACATAGATAATGCGATTCCCGACCAAATCGATGCTGGTCGATCCCTGGAGTATATTAGGAATGGTACTCCATGGGAGATGGTTGATCATGTAGCCATATTGTCCGCATGGGGTGCTATTGAAAGAGAAAAAGGTGTCTTTGACTGGAACCTAGTGGATCAGGCCGTTGAGTTCTGGGCCGCCCAAGGCAAGAAGATCCACTTTAGGGTTTCCACCGATCCAATGATCATGCCCCATGTGGGCTTTGTAATTGGTGCCCCCGAGTGGTTATACGATCTGGGTGTACCATACAAATTAAAGGACGGCGCGGGATGGGGTAAGGAGTCCGAGTGCAAATACCCAGACTACACCCATCCTACATATCTGACCTACTTAAGAAGATTCTTGGCAGAATTTGCCGGGCGGTACAAGGATCATCCGGCAGTTGAAGTTGTGCAATTGTGTGGCTACGGGGCATGGGGTGAATGGCACAGTGGCTTTGATTACCCCTCTTTGTTAGAACGAATTCAAGCTCTCCGATCTATTATTGATGAATGGTCCCAAGCCTGGGCCAATAGTGATGTTATCCTTGTTCTCTCCAATTCATACGAGTGGCAAGATGATCTAACTCCCTATGGGATATCGATTAACCATAGGCCCAAACCCACCTACGAAGAGTATGTTAGGGCCTCCGCCTTTGATTATGCCTACTACCAAATAGAGAATATTGCACTCAATCGTAATGGCTTATCGAGATATGTACACGATGCCTACGACGGTAGGTTGATGCTGGAGTTTTTTCAACGAACCCGAAAACCAATTTCCGGTGAGATTGCAGGTTCATTGACTTGGTATCAGAATCTGAATGAAGGATATAACCCGAAACGAGCCATTGATGAGGCTCTAAACTATCATGTGAATTACTTAATGACCCTTGGCTGGGATATTACCGCTTTTAATAACACGAAAAACCCCAACGTTGATTCTGCGTTGTTCTTCTATAACCAGGAACACAAAGGTTTGATTCCCTATGGTCTACGGTGGATGGGTTATCGGCTGGTGTTAACCCAAGCCTACTTCCCTAAGATAGTCGCTCCTGGAGGCATTTTTGAGCTTCATCACACCTGGGAAAACCGTGCAGTGGGAAGGCTCTTCCAGAAATATCCCTTGAAAGTCTACTTCTTTGACGGTGAAGACCTGGTCTTCTCCTCCACAGATGAAAGCTTTGATGTGACTAACGTGACTAGTGGCAATACCTATGAGTATATTAGTGAGTTTCTTCTATCAGAGGATGTGCCAGAAGGAACCTATGAAGTTTACATTGCCCTCGTGGATGGCGAAGGTGAACCGGCCATCGAACTAGGAATCGAAGGTAATGATGGGAATAATCGTTACTCGATTGGCGTAGTTCAGGTAGAGAACAGTGTTTCCCCAACCAGGGCAGAGACTCCCAGCCGAGAACTTGTCGGATGTGAGGATTTTGAAAGTGGTACTTTTGCGGAAAGCTTCTTTCGCATCGTCGGTAAAAATGCCAGATTAGAATCCCACAGCCCGATCACAGGAAAGCATTCCTTGTATGGTTGTTCCCAGGGTCCAATGGGTGACTTTTTCAAACTAGATTCACGCATGGTACCCTTAGAGCCCAACGGCACATATGTAATCAGCTTCGATTATCGTCCAGTTCTGGCCCCGTCAGGTCCTACCTCTCAACCTGGATACTATTACTTCGTCGCCCGTAGCCGAAAGGGTCAGCTTGCTGGATTGCGTGGGTTCTGCAAATGGCAGGATCAAGAAGGCGCCTCTTCGGTACGAAAGACGATAGTGATTACCCTAGGTCCCTTCGATGATTACGAATTGGTTTGGGGAGCAACAGATCAGGGAGCATTGCTCTTAGATAACATTCGTATTGAGCAAGTAAACCCCACCGATTGTCTCCATGAAGGTTTTGAAGAAGGGATTGGTGAAGGCTTTGTTGCCCACGAACAAAGTAGCATAGAGAGCCATCGACCCATAGCCGGGGCAGGCTCCTTGGCAGTAGAACGCAGATATGATCTATTACCCAAAGCTGTGCAGCTAGGATTCACAGAGGATGACTACCACTATTTGTGGACGGACTCCAACGTGATTAAGTTGAAACCAAACACATCCTATACGGTGTCCTTTGCCTTTCAACAACGTTCCGGCCGCGAACGGGGTAATTATTTCTACGTATATGCCGCCTCGGAAGCCGCAGGAAGAGACTACGATGTGGGCTTTACCCGTTGGCTAGATTTGGAGGACGGGCAAGTTCAGCACAAAACCTTCAGTTTCACTACCCACGATTATCCTGATTACAGAATCATCTGGGCGATTCACAATGGTGGAAGCTGTATCATCGACGAAATTACAATTATTGAAAATGGTAGCAGAACGAAAGATTAG
- a CDS encoding extracellular solute-binding protein has protein sequence MRNKSSIFVFSILVVLLANTVGFGKTVISLWSWHDAIGEFTARKAEEFNQMQDEVEVIVELHPFDGYFDKLQMAQVSGVAPELLRGGFEDLIDVYPEDFYEPTLVEYMRSQELPFFEDFIEDDGKVYAYPFSLWTTPLWYNRELFAEAGLGDKDVPKTWDELTKVAKKLTKIGPDGQILQAGFTTEPTDFLQVYLPQAVPEYFQIGDKEVKLTGTKAQDAYGFFLDLIENQIIPWPSPAWSGEQFLNQTAAMTFLGTWFYGAAQTASFDWGVAAQPRPSEDAAFGATCVASDWRFGYGLDEEARGAGTKFYRFLLNEDNSVECALATGLLPTQLGHYQAEEIAGNQFFQVAASVLSNSAYKLDGTVWDAVWGALIGAVSDSLYERVHPNQAVEVMENRINTALADYYR, from the coding sequence ATGCGTAACAAATCTAGTATATTTGTATTTAGCATATTAGTAGTATTACTGGCAAACACAGTGGGTTTTGGTAAGACCGTCATTTCTTTGTGGTCCTGGCATGACGCCATCGGTGAGTTCACTGCCAGAAAAGCAGAGGAATTCAACCAAATGCAGGATGAAGTCGAGGTCATTGTGGAGCTACATCCCTTTGATGGATATTTCGACAAGCTGCAGATGGCTCAGGTTAGCGGAGTTGCTCCGGAACTCTTACGGGGTGGGTTTGAGGATTTAATAGACGTGTATCCTGAAGACTTCTACGAACCCACTCTTGTTGAATACATGCGGTCACAGGAGTTACCCTTCTTTGAAGACTTTATCGAAGATGACGGGAAGGTGTACGCGTATCCCTTCAGCTTGTGGACTACGCCTCTTTGGTATAATCGAGAGCTTTTTGCCGAAGCCGGCCTTGGAGATAAGGACGTGCCGAAGACGTGGGATGAGTTGACCAAAGTGGCGAAAAAACTGACGAAAATCGGCCCCGATGGTCAGATCCTTCAAGCTGGCTTTACCACAGAACCTACAGATTTTCTACAAGTATATTTGCCCCAAGCTGTACCTGAGTACTTTCAAATCGGCGACAAAGAAGTGAAACTCACAGGGACTAAGGCCCAAGATGCGTATGGGTTCTTCTTAGACCTAATTGAAAACCAGATCATTCCCTGGCCTAGTCCCGCATGGAGTGGCGAGCAGTTCCTGAATCAGACTGCTGCGATGACCTTCCTAGGTACATGGTTCTACGGAGCCGCCCAAACGGCTAGTTTTGATTGGGGAGTAGCCGCGCAACCAAGGCCGTCAGAGGATGCTGCCTTTGGAGCTACTTGTGTTGCTTCCGACTGGCGTTTTGGCTACGGTTTGGATGAGGAGGCTAGAGGAGCTGGAACGAAGTTTTACCGGTTTCTCCTAAACGAAGATAACTCTGTCGAGTGCGCCCTGGCCACGGGTCTTTTGCCCACCCAGTTGGGGCACTACCAAGCAGAGGAAATTGCAGGTAACCAGTTCTTCCAAGTAGCTGCCTCGGTATTGAGCAATTCAGCCTACAAACTTGACGGCACTGTTTGGGATGCTGTTTGGGGTGCACTCATCGGTGCAGTAAGCGATTCCTTATATGAACGGGTACATCCCAATCAAGCAGTTGAGGTAATGGAGAATCGGATTAACACCGCTTTGGCCGATTACTATCGATGA
- a CDS encoding nucleoside hydrolase, which translates to MTGAHKVFIDTDIGNDIDDAYALAFALMHPQLDVVGISTVDHHVHLRAHLARMITKAVGKEHICVSAGAESSPTQTKVPQLTPQLAWAAGHSSEMPDCGIVAWDHLHRVAKENPGEVTLVCLGQLTNAAEAFCRYPSLKQDLKGLAIMGGEVVYFRREHNFANDYLAADKILRMGLQTFLATWSVSKELILDRKTCTILKDQGGPVVDLLLELQSVWGSEPILYDLAPLLWVIKPDMFEVSARHLRVETTGLFTRGCVIDLEKYVAGLPIKECSLPGCSYERPSAVMVSQSMNVSRAKQVVCTTLLGGEGGRF; encoded by the coding sequence TTGACAGGGGCACACAAGGTCTTTATAGATACAGATATAGGTAACGACATTGACGATGCGTATGCCTTAGCTTTTGCACTAATGCATCCTCAGTTAGATGTAGTGGGTATATCAACAGTTGATCACCATGTCCATTTACGGGCACATCTTGCCCGGATGATCACCAAAGCGGTAGGCAAGGAACATATTTGTGTTTCGGCAGGCGCAGAGAGTTCACCGACCCAGACTAAAGTGCCGCAGCTTACTCCTCAACTAGCTTGGGCAGCCGGACACTCATCGGAAATGCCAGATTGTGGGATTGTCGCTTGGGATCACTTGCACCGTGTGGCTAAAGAAAACCCCGGAGAGGTAACCTTAGTGTGTCTGGGGCAACTAACTAATGCAGCCGAAGCCTTCTGTCGATATCCATCACTCAAACAGGATTTGAAGGGCCTTGCCATTATGGGAGGTGAGGTTGTCTATTTTCGGCGGGAACACAACTTTGCCAATGATTACCTTGCGGCAGATAAGATCCTCCGGATGGGTCTTCAGACCTTTCTTGCCACTTGGAGTGTTAGTAAGGAACTAATCCTGGACCGTAAAACATGTACGATACTGAAAGACCAAGGAGGGCCAGTGGTGGATCTGCTACTAGAATTACAGAGTGTCTGGGGTTCAGAGCCGATCCTCTATGATCTGGCTCCCTTACTCTGGGTAATTAAGCCTGATATGTTCGAGGTGAGCGCGAGGCACTTGCGCGTTGAGACAACAGGTCTGTTCACTAGAGGTTGCGTTATTGACTTGGAGAAGTATGTGGCGGGGTTGCCCATTAAGGAGTGTAGTCTTCCAGGATGTAGTTATGAGCGTCCGTCGGCTGTAATGGTAAGTCAAAGCATGAATGTATCAAGAGCCAAGCAAGTTGTATGTACCACACTCTTAGGAGGGGAAGGTGGTAGATTTTAA
- a CDS encoding nucleoside hydrolase, with protein sequence MSIPIVIDTEIGDNIDDAFALALALSSPEIELLGVTTTFYHAQARSLLARRLLGAYGRCQIPVNHGQSHLFQGEPPADFDTFTQMEEAVLKEPMSISTNMSALDWLGELTKTEQNITYIANGPLTNLADFIHHYPTQTKALKQIVLMGGWATQRLPEWNISHDPRAAAIVFESEIPIVVIGREVTLGCILTQSQVEMLLESNLPGTKFLMTLYRQWAKTMGNTPPIMYDPLTVMYLCDPSLVQLEYVPLRVQTEPGPTYGVLYQDPTGVPVHMATDVDRGRYLNTLVSRLTGQTGIRELYPAKLQVDIKDALEITYPLNWQMKRNVTAKHILACVIQGEGTVENSDGLSTTMQEGDLVYIPPHCVHQMSTRTGMTMSILYFDCWQTRNGEQEDYLLPLTNQNLVHQLPDPTYGKSTIAQIVDLWSKPSLKNMLICQSRLLSVVAYLCNTSQSPSETANETKQLVKEIREYLEEKAEESIVLEQLEIHFSLSKYHLIRIFKQETNMTPMQYHRLLKMRRARTLLELDHISIKQIAHRLGYSSIQAFSRAFKQETGMSPRAYQQLSSR encoded by the coding sequence TTGAGTATACCCATTGTTATTGATACAGAAATAGGAGATAATATTGATGATGCCTTTGCTCTTGCTCTGGCGCTAAGTTCCCCAGAGATTGAACTGTTGGGGGTCACCACTACCTTTTACCATGCACAGGCCAGGTCCTTACTGGCCCGCAGGCTATTAGGTGCCTATGGCCGATGCCAAATCCCTGTAAATCACGGGCAATCCCACCTCTTTCAAGGTGAACCTCCTGCGGATTTTGATACGTTTACACAGATGGAGGAAGCTGTGCTAAAGGAGCCGATGTCAATTAGCACAAACATGTCCGCTTTAGATTGGCTCGGCGAATTAACCAAAACAGAGCAGAACATTACCTACATTGCCAACGGTCCCTTAACAAACCTTGCGGATTTCATACACCACTACCCCACACAGACCAAGGCGCTAAAGCAAATCGTACTCATGGGCGGATGGGCAACTCAAAGACTACCGGAGTGGAACATAAGCCACGATCCAAGGGCAGCAGCCATCGTGTTTGAGTCTGAGATCCCCATTGTGGTCATTGGTCGTGAAGTGACGCTAGGATGTATTCTGACCCAGTCCCAAGTGGAGATGCTCCTAGAGTCAAACCTTCCCGGCACGAAATTCCTGATGACCCTATATCGTCAGTGGGCAAAGACTATGGGCAATACACCACCAATCATGTATGATCCATTAACGGTGATGTATCTGTGCGATCCTTCCTTGGTCCAGCTTGAGTACGTTCCCCTACGGGTTCAGACAGAACCGGGACCAACCTATGGGGTTTTGTATCAGGATCCTACCGGAGTACCTGTGCATATGGCAACCGATGTGGACCGGGGACGTTATTTGAACACACTAGTATCCCGTCTTACCGGGCAGACTGGGATCCGTGAACTATATCCAGCCAAACTACAAGTCGACATCAAGGACGCCTTGGAGATCACCTATCCTCTTAATTGGCAAATGAAGCGTAACGTCACGGCAAAACACATCCTTGCTTGTGTTATCCAAGGAGAAGGTACAGTGGAAAATAGTGATGGGCTGAGCACCACAATGCAAGAGGGAGACCTGGTATACATACCTCCCCATTGCGTGCATCAAATGTCAACAAGAACCGGTATGACCATGTCCATACTGTATTTTGACTGTTGGCAGACTCGAAATGGCGAGCAAGAGGACTATCTTCTACCTTTGACTAACCAAAACCTAGTACATCAGCTGCCAGATCCTACTTACGGCAAATCAACCATCGCACAGATCGTTGATCTGTGGTCGAAACCTTCCTTAAAAAACATGCTCATCTGCCAAAGCAGGCTATTGTCTGTCGTGGCATATCTGTGTAACACTAGCCAAAGCCCGAGTGAAACCGCAAACGAAACTAAACAGCTAGTAAAGGAGATCAGAGAGTACCTCGAGGAGAAGGCCGAAGAGAGTATTGTGCTTGAACAACTAGAAATCCACTTTTCACTGAGCAAATATCATCTGATCCGTATCTTTAAGCAAGAGACGAACATGACCCCCATGCAATACCACCGCCTGCTAAAGATGCGACGGG